The following are from one region of the Bradyrhizobium septentrionale genome:
- a CDS encoding c-type cytochrome: MTSKLLASLAAIAALSIGAAIAAPVNYKVPEETAAFKPGPNLEVAQNNCTACHSADYIKTQPQGEKFKKDFWQAEVTKMIKVYGAPIDDADVGKIVEYLTATY, translated from the coding sequence ATGACCAGCAAGCTGCTTGCCTCACTCGCCGCGATCGCTGCGCTTTCGATCGGCGCCGCGATCGCCGCGCCCGTGAACTACAAGGTTCCCGAGGAGACCGCGGCGTTCAAGCCGGGTCCCAACCTCGAGGTGGCGCAGAACAACTGCACCGCCTGCCACTCGGCCGACTACATCAAGACCCAGCCGCAGGGCGAGAAGTTCAAGAAGGACTTCTGGCAGGCCGAGGTGACCAAGATGATCAAGGTCTATGGCGCGCCGATCGACGATGCCGACGTCGGCAAGATCGTCGAATACCTCACCGCGACCTATTGA
- the putA gene encoding bifunctional proline dehydrogenase/L-glutamate gamma-semialdehyde dehydrogenase PutA, producing MPDPLPPPFSAPYAPDDAAIAGRLRQDATSGAEAEVRIDRTATRLIEAIRANDDPLGGVEDMLREFALSTKEGLALMVLAEALLRVPDARTADQFIEDRLGQGDFVNHETRSSAFLVNASAWALGMSARVIQPGETPQGTIGRLTKRLGAPAVRAATRQAMRLMGSHFVLGETIEAALARAQSHTARGSRYSFDMLGEGARTADDAQRYFESYARAIEAIGKAAGDQALPDRPGISVKLSALHPRFEAVSRARVMTELVPLLIDLARRAKAFDLNFTVDAEEADRLELSLDVMSAALADPSLAGWSGFGLAIQAYQKRAAEVIDYIDALARGLDRRMMVRLVKGAYWDTEIKRAQERGLDGYPVFTRKAMTDLNYVACARKLLALRPRLFPQFATHNALTVATILELADDPTSFEFQRLHGMGEALYAQLGEDRPEIAHRTYAPVGSHRDLLAYLVRRLLENGANSSFVALAADNRVSIVDLLRRPAEIVGSDNNAAHSGIPLPADLYRPQRENSHGIEFGERTALHALTSAIAAERKAAPNVVATSTTEQANAAVAAARHGFKPWNGTPATRRAAILNKAADLLEQRRAHFLALLQSEGGKTLDDALSEVREAIDFCRYYAAQGQKLFGEPEAMPGPTGESNALALRGRGAFVAISPWNFPLAIFLGQVTAALMAGNAVIAKPAEQTPRIATEAVALLHQSGVPRSALHIVQGDGAVGAALVAHPAIAGVVFTGSTEVARSINRTLAAKDGPIVPLIAETGGINAMIVDATALPEQVADDIVTSAFRSAGQRCSALRLLFVQDDVADRMIEMIAGAARELKIGDPSDPSTHIGPVIDAEAKQRLDAHIARMKQEARVHLVGEAPAGNFVAPHIFELSAASQLREEVFGPILHVVRYRAERLGDVLAAIETTGFGLTLGIHSRIDDTIEHVIDRLQVGNIYVNRNMIGAVVGVQPFGGSGLSGTGPKAGGPHYLTRFATEQTVTINTAAAGGNAALMAGVE from the coding sequence ATGCCCGACCCGCTCCCGCCCCCGTTCAGCGCGCCCTACGCACCCGACGACGCCGCCATCGCCGGCCGCCTGCGTCAGGACGCGACGTCAGGCGCGGAGGCGGAGGTACGGATCGACCGCACCGCGACGCGGCTGATCGAGGCGATCAGGGCGAACGACGATCCGCTTGGCGGGGTCGAGGACATGCTGCGGGAGTTCGCGCTGTCGACCAAGGAGGGGCTGGCGCTGATGGTGCTGGCGGAGGCGCTGCTGCGGGTGCCGGACGCGCGCACCGCCGACCAGTTCATCGAGGACAGGCTCGGCCAGGGCGACTTCGTCAATCACGAAACCAGATCGAGCGCGTTCCTGGTCAACGCCTCGGCCTGGGCGCTCGGCATGTCGGCGCGCGTGATCCAGCCCGGCGAGACGCCGCAGGGCACGATCGGGCGGCTGACGAAACGGCTCGGCGCGCCGGCGGTGCGCGCCGCGACGCGGCAGGCGATGCGGCTGATGGGCAGCCATTTCGTGCTCGGCGAGACCATCGAGGCGGCGCTGGCGCGCGCGCAATCGCACACCGCGCGCGGCTCGCGCTATTCCTTCGACATGCTGGGCGAAGGCGCGCGCACCGCCGACGACGCCCAGCGCTATTTCGAATCCTACGCCCGCGCCATCGAGGCGATTGGCAAGGCCGCCGGCGATCAGGCTTTGCCCGACCGGCCCGGCATCTCCGTAAAACTGTCCGCGCTGCATCCGCGCTTCGAGGCGGTCAGCCGGGCGCGGGTCATGACCGAGCTGGTGCCGCTGCTGATCGATCTGGCGCGGCGCGCCAAGGCATTCGATCTCAACTTCACCGTCGATGCCGAGGAAGCCGACCGGCTGGAGCTGTCGCTCGATGTGATGTCAGCTGCGCTCGCCGACCCGTCGCTCGCCGGCTGGAGCGGCTTTGGGCTCGCGATCCAGGCCTATCAGAAGCGCGCCGCCGAGGTGATCGACTATATCGATGCGCTCGCGCGCGGCCTCGACCGCAGGATGATGGTGCGGCTGGTCAAGGGCGCCTATTGGGACACCGAGATCAAGCGCGCGCAGGAGCGCGGGCTCGACGGCTATCCGGTGTTCACCCGCAAGGCGATGACCGACCTCAACTACGTCGCCTGCGCGCGCAAGCTATTGGCATTGCGGCCGCGGCTGTTTCCACAATTCGCCACCCACAACGCTTTGACGGTCGCGACCATCCTCGAACTCGCCGACGATCCCACGAGCTTCGAATTCCAGCGGCTGCACGGCATGGGCGAAGCGCTCTACGCCCAGCTCGGCGAGGACAGGCCGGAGATCGCCCACCGCACCTATGCGCCGGTCGGCAGCCACCGCGACCTGCTCGCCTATCTGGTGCGACGGCTGCTCGAGAACGGCGCCAACTCGTCGTTCGTGGCACTGGCGGCGGACAATCGCGTCTCCATCGTCGACCTGTTGCGCCGCCCGGCGGAGATCGTAGGTAGCGACAACAATGCCGCCCATTCCGGGATTCCGCTGCCGGCCGATCTCTATCGGCCGCAGCGCGAGAATTCGCACGGCATCGAATTCGGCGAACGCACGGCACTCCACGCGCTGACCTCGGCGATTGCGGCCGAGCGCAAGGCTGCGCCCAACGTCGTCGCGACGTCGACGACCGAGCAGGCAAATGCCGCCGTCGCCGCTGCGCGGCACGGCTTCAAGCCCTGGAACGGCACGCCGGCTACAAGACGTGCGGCGATCCTCAACAAGGCCGCAGATCTGCTCGAGCAGCGCCGCGCCCACTTCCTTGCCCTGCTGCAGAGCGAGGGCGGCAAGACGCTCGACGACGCGCTCTCCGAGGTGCGCGAGGCGATCGACTTCTGCCGCTATTATGCGGCGCAGGGGCAAAAGCTGTTCGGCGAGCCGGAGGCGATGCCGGGACCGACCGGCGAGAGCAACGCACTCGCATTGCGCGGCCGCGGCGCGTTCGTCGCGATCTCGCCCTGGAATTTCCCGCTCGCGATCTTCCTCGGCCAGGTGACGGCAGCGCTGATGGCGGGCAATGCGGTGATCGCAAAACCGGCCGAGCAGACGCCGCGCATCGCGACCGAAGCGGTCGCGCTGCTGCATCAATCGGGCGTACCCAGATCGGCGTTGCATATCGTCCAGGGCGACGGCGCGGTCGGCGCCGCGCTGGTCGCGCATCCCGCGATCGCCGGCGTCGTTTTCACCGGCTCGACGGAGGTGGCGCGGTCGATCAACCGGACACTCGCCGCCAAGGACGGCCCGATCGTGCCACTGATCGCGGAGACCGGCGGCATCAATGCCATGATCGTCGACGCCACCGCGCTGCCGGAACAGGTCGCCGACGATATCGTGACCTCGGCGTTCCGTTCCGCCGGCCAGCGCTGCTCGGCGCTGCGGCTGTTGTTCGTGCAGGACGACGTCGCCGACCGCATGATCGAGATGATCGCCGGTGCCGCACGCGAGTTGAAGATCGGCGATCCCTCCGATCCGTCGACGCATATCGGACCGGTGATCGATGCCGAGGCCAAGCAGCGGCTCGATGCGCATATCGCACGGATGAAGCAGGAAGCGCGAGTGCATCTCGTCGGCGAGGCGCCGGCCGGCAATTTCGTCGCGCCGCACATCTTCGAACTGTCGGCGGCAAGCCAGCTGCGTGAGGAGGTGTTCGGTCCCATCCTGCACGTCGTGCGCTATCGCGCCGAGCGGCTCGGCGACGTGCTGGCCGCGATCGAGACAACTGGATTTGGGCTGACGCTCGGCATCCATTCGCGCATCGACGACACGATCGAGCACGTGATCGACCGTCTCCAGGTCGGCAACATCTATGTCAACCGCAACATGATCGGCGCGGTCGTCGGCGTGCAGCCGTTCGGCGGCAGCGGCCTCTCCGGCACCGGCCCCAAGGCCGGCGGCCCGCATTACCTCACGCGCTTCGCCACCGAGCAGACCGTGACGATCAACACCGCCGCCGCGGGCGGTAACGCGGCGCTGATGGCGGGGGTGGAGTAG
- a CDS encoding CaiB/BaiF CoA transferase family protein — MEKGIFDGLKVLDCASFIAAPAAATVLSDFGADVIKIEPPGAGDPYRNLPNLPGYPSSEHNFAWMLEARNKKSLALDLTKPEAREVLYKLVAEADVFITNMPPQVRQKLGITHDHLAHLNDRLIYASFTGYGEKGDEANKPGFDSNAYWARSGLMDLVRADEDTTPARSVAGMGDHPCAMAFYGAIVTALFQREKTGKGSHVATNLMANGVWANGVLAQAKLAGAKFKKRKPREEALNAVTNHYKCKDGRWLILSLLNEDRQWPTLARCMDREDLVSDPRFATKPDRHARSVELIRIFDEVFAGKDLAEWRKILDGNGLVFGVVGILDDIPNDKQMIENEVLVRFENDTMLTVNTPIFIDGAKKVQPRKPPEVGEHSDEILRQAGYDEATIQKLRASGAVA; from the coding sequence ATGGAAAAAGGCATTTTTGACGGGCTCAAGGTCCTGGACTGCGCGAGCTTCATCGCGGCGCCCGCGGCCGCCACCGTGCTGTCCGACTTCGGCGCCGACGTCATCAAGATCGAGCCGCCGGGTGCCGGCGACCCCTACCGCAATCTGCCCAACCTGCCCGGCTATCCCTCAAGCGAGCACAATTTCGCCTGGATGCTGGAGGCCCGCAACAAGAAGAGCCTGGCGCTCGACCTCACGAAGCCCGAGGCGCGCGAGGTGCTCTACAAGCTCGTCGCCGAGGCCGACGTGTTCATCACCAACATGCCGCCGCAGGTGCGCCAGAAGCTCGGCATCACCCACGATCATCTCGCCCATCTCAACGACCGGCTGATCTACGCCTCGTTCACCGGCTATGGCGAAAAGGGCGATGAGGCCAACAAGCCCGGCTTCGATTCGAACGCCTATTGGGCCCGCTCCGGCCTGATGGACCTGGTGCGCGCCGACGAGGACACCACGCCGGCGCGTTCGGTCGCCGGCATGGGCGACCACCCCTGCGCGATGGCGTTCTATGGCGCGATCGTCACCGCGCTGTTCCAGCGCGAGAAGACCGGCAAGGGCTCGCATGTCGCGACCAATCTGATGGCCAACGGCGTCTGGGCCAACGGCGTGCTGGCGCAGGCCAAGCTCGCCGGCGCCAAGTTCAAGAAGCGCAAGCCGCGCGAAGAGGCGCTGAACGCCGTCACCAATCACTACAAATGCAAGGACGGGCGCTGGCTGATCCTGTCGCTGCTCAACGAAGACCGGCAATGGCCGACGCTGGCGCGCTGCATGGACCGCGAGGACCTCGTCTCCGATCCGCGCTTCGCCACCAAGCCGGATCGCCACGCGCGCTCGGTCGAATTGATCAGGATTTTCGACGAGGTGTTCGCCGGCAAGGATCTCGCCGAATGGCGCAAGATCCTCGACGGCAATGGTCTGGTGTTCGGCGTCGTCGGCATCCTCGACGACATTCCGAACGACAAGCAGATGATCGAGAACGAGGTGCTGGTGCGCTTCGAGAACGACACCATGCTGACCGTCAACACCCCGATCTTCATCGACGGTGCCAAGAAGGTCCAACCGCGCAAGCCGCCCGAGGTCGGCGAGCACTCCGACGAGATCCTGCGCCAGGCCGGCTACGACGAGGCCACGATCCAGAAGCTGCGCGCCTCCGGCGCGGTGGCGTAG
- a CDS encoding Lrp/AsnC ligand binding domain-containing protein, protein MTEIDKTDRKILSILQGDGRIANVELAERIGLSPTSVGERLKRLQRDGFVEGYGARLNPHRLGLGLLVFVEVLLDKTTPDVFERFAKAVQTAPEVLECHMVAGGFDYLVKARVANMTAYRRFLGETLLALPGVRETRTYAVMEEVKRDAPLPVG, encoded by the coding sequence ATGACAGAGATCGACAAGACAGACCGCAAAATCCTCTCGATCCTGCAAGGGGATGGAAGGATTGCCAATGTGGAGCTCGCGGAAAGGATCGGGCTGTCGCCGACCTCGGTCGGCGAGCGGCTGAAGCGGCTGCAGCGCGACGGCTTCGTCGAGGGCTATGGCGCACGGCTCAATCCGCACCGGCTTGGGCTCGGCCTGCTGGTGTTCGTCGAGGTGCTGCTCGACAAGACCACGCCCGACGTGTTCGAGCGCTTCGCCAAGGCGGTCCAGACCGCGCCGGAAGTGCTGGAGTGTCACATGGTGGCCGGCGGCTTCGACTATCTGGTCAAGGCGCGCGTCGCCAACATGACCGCCTATCGCAGGTTTCTCGGCGAGACCCTGCTGGCGCTGCCGGGCGTGCGCGAAACGCGAACCTACGCGGTGATGGAGGAAGTCAAGCGCGACGCGCCGTTGCCGGTCGGTTGA
- a CDS encoding TetR/AcrR family transcriptional regulator, with protein MKRTEPESGNRERPVMEATLRIIGRKGLDGVTHRAVAAEAGLSLGAITHHFKTRDALVDGALRLALARETGRLQALALSLQGKAFDVEAWLESLVGWYDQELKTRGEIHIACYEAFLAAARSERYRAVVGEWFETWRQSAELALRAGGSAEPRRHAELFVSALIGMLLQQLATPRRGFRREMAASLLTLIKSLIAKK; from the coding sequence ATGAAGCGAACTGAACCTGAGAGCGGCAACCGCGAACGCCCCGTGATGGAGGCGACGCTTCGGATCATCGGGCGCAAGGGCCTCGACGGCGTGACCCATCGGGCGGTGGCGGCGGAGGCCGGCCTGTCGCTCGGCGCGATCACCCATCACTTCAAGACGCGAGACGCGCTGGTCGACGGCGCCCTTCGCCTCGCCCTGGCCCGCGAGACCGGCCGGCTGCAGGCGCTGGCGCTCAGCCTGCAAGGCAAGGCGTTCGATGTCGAGGCATGGCTCGAATCCCTGGTGGGCTGGTACGATCAGGAGCTGAAGACGCGGGGCGAAATCCACATCGCCTGCTACGAGGCGTTCCTCGCGGCTGCGCGCAGCGAGCGCTACCGGGCCGTGGTCGGAGAGTGGTTCGAGACCTGGCGGCAAAGCGCGGAGCTCGCCTTGCGCGCGGGGGGTTCCGCGGAGCCGCGCCGCCATGCGGAATTGTTCGTGTCCGCGTTGATCGGAATGCTGCTGCAGCAGCTCGCAACCCCCCGCCGCGGATTTCGGCGAGAGATGGCAGCGAGCCTGCTGACGCTGATCAAGAGCCTGATCGCGAAGAAGTAG
- a CDS encoding glutathione S-transferase family protein, producing MPRYRLHYFPESGNSYKLALMLTLCGATFEPVWTDFGGGVTRTAEWRADVNAMGEIPVLEVDGERRTQTAPILLQLAEQYGKFGGETPAEKFELLRWLFWDNQKLSGYMATYRFMRTFTPSTDPKVLKHFRTRLDDFLGILDQHVGNNAFMIGARPTVSDMSMMAYLHYPADETGYDFAASHPNISAWLGRIAALPGWKSAYDLLPGPRLKHYA from the coding sequence ATGCCCCGCTATCGCCTGCATTACTTCCCGGAATCCGGCAACAGCTACAAGCTCGCGCTGATGCTGACGCTGTGTGGCGCGACGTTCGAGCCGGTGTGGACCGATTTCGGCGGCGGCGTCACGCGGACCGCGGAATGGCGCGCTGATGTCAACGCGATGGGCGAGATCCCGGTGCTCGAGGTCGACGGCGAACGCCGTACCCAGACCGCACCAATCCTGCTGCAGCTTGCCGAGCAATACGGAAAATTCGGCGGCGAAACGCCAGCGGAGAAATTCGAGCTGCTGCGCTGGCTGTTCTGGGACAACCAGAAACTCTCCGGCTACATGGCGACCTATCGCTTCATGCGCACCTTCACGCCGTCAACCGACCCGAAGGTGCTGAAGCATTTTCGCACGCGGCTCGACGACTTCCTCGGCATCCTCGACCAGCATGTCGGCAACAACGCCTTCATGATCGGAGCGCGGCCGACGGTGTCTGACATGTCGATGATGGCCTATCTGCACTATCCTGCTGACGAGACCGGCTACGATTTTGCGGCCAGCCATCCCAATATCAGCGCGTGGCTCGGCCGCATCGCTGCGCTGCCCGGCTGGAAATCGGCCTATGATTTGCTGCCCGGCCCGCGCCTCAAGCACTACGCCTAA
- a CDS encoding cold-shock protein, which yields MPKGTVKWFNPTKGYGFIQPATGGKDIFVHISAVQKAGLQSLNEGQTVEYEEIANRGKTSAENLKV from the coding sequence ATGCCCAAAGGTACAGTGAAGTGGTTCAACCCGACCAAGGGTTACGGTTTCATCCAGCCCGCAACGGGCGGCAAAGATATTTTCGTGCATATTTCAGCGGTTCAGAAGGCTGGTCTTCAGAGCCTCAACGAAGGCCAGACAGTTGAATACGAAGAGATTGCAAATCGCGGCAAGACGTCAGCCGAGAATTTGAAGGTCTAG
- a CDS encoding tetratricopeptide repeat protein: protein MRLRPICTDAAVSGVRFQLFLLLALALAGPARAGDVEDCNGPPTDKAEAACSAIISDAARSTDDRSKAFAGRSRFYIARGKIDQALGDADAALQLNPQFVSALIARGYVQQRKGSLDQARADFDRAIELEPKSPFGYLARGNLRADQRAWTDAISDYDQAITLRQDLPAAHVGRARAYVESGQPDAALADANTAIAVNASTPNAFYWRGQAYRRKGDIDRAIEDFSRAIAQAPQTERNAYFARAQLYSAKGDYARAIADFDRLLTVLPGNKEIQEQRQQAVAMQAELAKSGAAAPSPTTPAPAAPAAQPSAAVPASSNQQIEQAKQFIAQGNFAGAINNLSQVLSGDPRNEAALRLRTQAYSRLNRLAEARNDLNDLLKLKPDDPQLLAFRALNAAGLRQFDDATADATRAITLDQNNSLAYLARGLVKASTGKVKDALADYDHSISLNAKETLAFTERGLAYFNLNQLDKALLDFDQALALVPTNLIAKSWRGLALMLKGRTDEGLVDINAVLERVPNNPTAQLGRGLAMLTSAQYDRAIAAFDQIVARAPNDPFAHVLRARAYLGLKKPDDAMKDLNLVLSSRPDYQAALTLRGITWSTLRNYDKAVEDLDRAIAQKETVEGVFARAKAHEALNHTDKATEDFRKATQLAPSSVFDVLAQAESKRKIQELSKKVPCGTGQGGTCL from the coding sequence ATGCGCTTACGTCCGATCTGCACCGATGCCGCTGTCAGCGGTGTTCGTTTCCAACTGTTTCTGTTGCTGGCGCTTGCGCTCGCCGGCCCGGCGCGCGCCGGCGACGTCGAGGACTGCAACGGGCCGCCGACCGACAAGGCCGAGGCGGCGTGCTCGGCCATCATCAGCGATGCCGCACGGTCCACCGACGATCGGTCCAAGGCTTTTGCCGGCCGCTCGCGATTCTATATCGCCCGCGGCAAGATCGATCAGGCCTTGGGCGATGCCGATGCCGCGCTTCAGCTCAATCCGCAATTCGTGTCGGCGCTGATTGCGCGCGGCTATGTCCAGCAGCGCAAGGGCAGCCTGGATCAGGCCCGCGCCGATTTCGATCGCGCGATCGAGCTCGAGCCGAAGAGTCCGTTCGGCTACCTCGCGCGCGGCAATCTGCGCGCCGACCAGCGCGCCTGGACTGACGCGATCTCGGACTACGACCAGGCCATCACGCTGCGGCAGGATCTCCCCGCAGCCCATGTAGGGCGCGCGCGGGCCTATGTCGAATCCGGACAGCCCGACGCGGCGCTGGCCGACGCCAACACCGCGATTGCCGTCAACGCGAGCACGCCGAACGCGTTCTACTGGCGCGGCCAGGCCTATCGCCGCAAGGGCGACATCGATCGTGCGATCGAGGATTTTTCGCGTGCGATCGCGCAGGCGCCGCAGACCGAGCGCAACGCCTATTTCGCCCGCGCCCAGCTCTACAGCGCCAAGGGCGATTACGCGCGCGCGATTGCCGACTTCGACAGGCTGCTGACGGTCCTTCCCGGCAACAAGGAGATCCAGGAGCAGCGCCAGCAGGCGGTCGCGATGCAGGCCGAGCTCGCCAAATCGGGCGCAGCCGCGCCATCACCGACCACGCCGGCTCCCGCCGCACCGGCGGCGCAACCATCCGCCGCGGTGCCGGCTTCCAGCAACCAGCAGATCGAGCAGGCAAAGCAGTTTATCGCACAGGGCAATTTCGCCGGCGCGATCAACAATCTCAGCCAGGTGCTGAGCGGCGACCCGCGCAACGAGGCGGCGCTGCGGCTGCGCACGCAGGCCTATTCACGGCTCAACCGGCTGGCGGAAGCACGCAACGATCTCAACGACCTGCTCAAGCTCAAGCCGGATGATCCGCAGCTGCTCGCCTTCCGCGCGCTCAATGCCGCTGGCTTGCGGCAGTTCGACGATGCCACGGCCGACGCCACGCGCGCGATCACGCTCGATCAGAATAACTCGCTGGCCTATCTCGCCCGCGGCCTCGTCAAGGCCAGCACCGGCAAGGTGAAGGACGCGCTCGCCGACTACGATCATTCGATCTCGCTCAACGCCAAGGAGACGCTCGCCTTCACCGAACGCGGGCTCGCCTATTTCAACCTCAATCAGCTCGACAAGGCGCTATTGGATTTCGATCAGGCGCTGGCGCTGGTGCCGACCAATCTGATCGCCAAATCGTGGCGCGGCCTTGCGCTGATGCTCAAGGGCCGCACCGACGAGGGGCTGGTCGATATCAACGCCGTGCTGGAGCGAGTCCCCAACAATCCCACGGCGCAGCTCGGCCGCGGGCTCGCGATGCTGACCTCGGCCCAATACGACCGCGCCATCGCCGCGTTCGACCAGATCGTCGCACGGGCGCCCAACGATCCCTTCGCGCATGTGCTGCGCGCGCGGGCCTATCTCGGGCTGAAGAAGCCGGATGACGCGATGAAGGATCTCAATCTGGTCCTCAGCTCACGTCCCGATTATCAGGCCGCGCTGACGTTGCGCGGCATCACCTGGTCGACGCTGCGCAACTACGACAAGGCGGTCGAGGATCTCGATCGGGCGATTGCGCAGAAGGAGACCGTGGAGGGCGTGTTCGCGCGCGCGAAGGCGCATGAGGCGCTCAACCACACCGACAAGGCGACCGAGGATTTCCGCAAAGCCACCCAGCTCGCGCCGTCGAGCGTGTTCGACGTGCTCGCGCAGGCCGAGTCCAAACGCAAGATCCAGGAATTGTCGAAGAAGGTGCCATGCGGCACCGGTCAGGGCGGCACCTGTCTGTAA
- a CDS encoding molybdopterin-dependent oxidoreductase, whose amino-acid sequence MLDRRDLMKRAGLAALVTGLGARGAFALDTVTLPFGNGERPLVRYPQKRPMIGLTSRPPQLETPFAIFNDGPLTPNNAFFVRYHLADLPYNLDPDKFTLEIKGKVDKPLKLSLNDIRKLKATELVAVNQCSGNSRGFFNPRVAGGQLGNGAMGCARWHGVPLKTVLDMAGVQAGAKQVTFNGMDGPVSDKTPDFVKALDIDHARDGEVMLAWGMNGEDLPFLNGFPLRLVVPGYYGTYWVKHLNEINVIDSVFEGFWMKSAYRIPDTPNNAVEPGTAPKATIPINRFTVRSFITSVADGAKLKAGRTMLRGIAFDGGKGIKEVAVSTDGGKSWMPARLGKDLGKYAFREWKLPVKLAAGPSDLKVRATNNAGDTQPMDPLWNPAGYLRNVVETVRVTAA is encoded by the coding sequence ATGCTCGATCGACGAGACTTGATGAAGCGCGCCGGGTTGGCCGCGTTGGTGACGGGGCTGGGAGCAAGGGGCGCTTTTGCCCTCGACACGGTGACGCTGCCGTTCGGCAATGGCGAACGGCCGCTGGTGCGCTACCCGCAGAAGCGCCCGATGATAGGCCTGACCAGCCGGCCACCGCAGCTGGAAACGCCGTTTGCGATCTTCAATGACGGCCCGCTGACGCCGAACAACGCATTCTTCGTCCGCTATCACCTCGCCGACCTCCCCTACAATCTCGATCCGGACAAGTTCACGCTGGAGATCAAGGGCAAGGTCGACAAGCCGCTCAAACTGTCGCTGAACGATATCAGGAAGCTGAAGGCGACCGAGCTCGTCGCCGTCAACCAGTGCTCCGGCAACAGCCGCGGCTTCTTCAATCCGCGGGTCGCCGGCGGCCAGCTCGGCAATGGCGCGATGGGCTGCGCGCGCTGGCACGGCGTGCCGCTGAAGACCGTGCTCGACATGGCCGGCGTGCAGGCCGGCGCCAAACAGGTCACCTTCAACGGCATGGACGGTCCGGTCAGCGACAAGACCCCGGATTTCGTCAAGGCGCTCGATATCGACCACGCGCGCGACGGCGAGGTGATGCTGGCCTGGGGCATGAACGGCGAGGACCTGCCGTTCCTCAACGGCTTCCCGCTCCGCCTCGTGGTGCCCGGCTATTACGGCACCTATTGGGTCAAGCACCTCAACGAGATCAACGTCATCGACAGTGTGTTCGAGGGCTTCTGGATGAAGTCGGCCTACCGGATTCCGGATACGCCGAACAACGCGGTCGAGCCCGGCACCGCACCGAAGGCGACGATCCCGATCAACCGCTTCACGGTGCGCTCGTTCATCACAAGCGTCGCCGACGGCGCCAAGCTCAAGGCAGGCCGCACCATGCTGCGCGGTATCGCCTTCGACGGCGGCAAGGGCATCAAGGAGGTCGCGGTCTCGACCGATGGCGGCAAGAGCTGGATGCCGGCCAGGCTCGGCAAGGATCTCGGCAAATACGCGTTCCGCGAATGGAAGCTGCCGGTCAAGCTCGCGGCCGGCCCCTCAGACCTGAAGGTGCGTGCCACCAACAATGCCGGCGACACCCAGCCGATGGATCCGTTGTGGAATCCGGCCGGCTATCTGCGCAACGTCGTCGAAACCGTGCGCGTCACCGCGGCGTGA